In the genome of Hymenobacter taeanensis, one region contains:
- the pseG gene encoding UDP-2,4-diacetamido-2,4,6-trideoxy-beta-L-altropyranose hydrolase encodes METPVPAAGAAAFARIPRLVFRADGNSRIGLGHVMRLLALAEMLAPLAAELLFLIRQPDPELVQQLTAAGLVVQKLPLRPLPEEAAELVRQVLRPTDVVVLDGYDFRYEYQNTVRGVVARLVYLDDLHSFPLAADLILNPAGGIILKQYELRQPGARLLSGPAYTPLRAAFRQPQKVTAAPDPNQILVCLGGADPTHQTQRVTAALLDLPSAPQVHAVVGSAYASWDSLQSWAQDQPRLLLHRNLTGEQLAELMRQCGAAVCSASTVSYEYCAAGGGLLFILPVADNQYDIAQYLRQAGLALPYTSASNVLTSPEAARIASQLQEAQRSVFDGLTAERLRQEFTALLPPPPPFYLRPVTAADSDQLLTWTNEPAVRQHSFNPNPVAPADHRQWLAARLADPQALLLLAQDAATGLPAGLIRFAVEGEEATLSYLLDARFRGRGLAALLLLAGTRHVTAQFPQVRSVLGHVQPANVASVKAFERAGFWQLPDKLAEANEVTFCWAAAGSAA; translated from the coding sequence ATGGAAACACCTGTTCCGGCCGCTGGAGCGGCTGCATTCGCGCGCATTCCTCGCTTGGTATTTCGGGCCGATGGCAACTCCCGCATAGGCCTAGGCCACGTCATGCGCCTGCTGGCTCTGGCGGAGATGCTGGCTCCACTGGCTGCTGAACTGCTTTTTCTGATTCGGCAGCCTGATCCGGAGTTGGTGCAGCAACTTACTGCCGCGGGCCTTGTGGTGCAGAAGCTGCCGCTTCGGCCGCTGCCCGAAGAAGCCGCCGAGCTGGTGCGGCAGGTGCTACGGCCTACTGACGTGGTGGTGCTGGATGGCTACGACTTCCGCTATGAGTACCAGAACACGGTGCGGGGGGTGGTAGCCCGGCTAGTGTACCTCGACGACCTGCACAGCTTCCCGCTAGCCGCCGACCTCATCCTGAACCCAGCCGGAGGCATCATCCTGAAGCAATATGAGTTGCGCCAGCCCGGCGCGCGCCTGCTTAGTGGGCCCGCGTATACCCCTCTGCGAGCGGCTTTCCGCCAGCCCCAGAAAGTCACCGCGGCTCCCGACCCGAACCAGATTCTGGTGTGCCTCGGCGGCGCCGACCCCACCCACCAAACCCAGCGCGTAACGGCGGCGCTGCTAGACTTGCCCTCGGCCCCGCAGGTGCATGCCGTAGTGGGTAGCGCCTACGCAAGCTGGGACAGCCTACAGTCGTGGGCTCAGGATCAGCCCCGGCTGCTACTGCACCGTAACCTTACGGGGGAGCAGTTGGCCGAACTGATGCGCCAGTGCGGGGCGGCCGTGTGCTCGGCCAGCACCGTGAGCTACGAGTATTGCGCGGCTGGCGGAGGCCTGTTGTTCATCCTGCCAGTGGCCGACAACCAATACGACATAGCCCAGTATCTGCGGCAGGCTGGTCTAGCCCTACCCTACACCTCGGCTTCCAACGTACTGACCTCGCCCGAAGCTGCCCGCATTGCCAGCCAGTTGCAAGAGGCGCAGCGCAGCGTATTCGATGGGCTGACGGCCGAGCGGCTCCGCCAGGAGTTTACCGCGCTGCTGCCGCCGCCCCCACCCTTCTACCTGCGCCCCGTCACGGCTGCTGACTCCGACCAGCTTCTGACCTGGACCAATGAGCCAGCGGTGCGACAGCACTCCTTCAACCCCAACCCCGTAGCCCCCGCCGACCACCGGCAGTGGCTGGCCGCCCGCCTCGCCGATCCGCAGGCCCTGCTCCTGTTGGCCCAGGATGCTGCCACTGGCCTACCTGCCGGCCTGATCCGGTTTGCCGTGGAGGGCGAGGAAGCCACCCTGAGCTATTTGCTGGATGCCCGGTTCCGGGGTCGGGGCTTGGCGGCGCTGCTGCTGCTGGCCGGCACCCGTCATGTTACGGCGCAGTTTCCGCAAGTACGGAGTGTGCTAGGCCACGTGCAGCCAGCCAATGTAGCTTCGGTTAAGGCTTTTGAGCGGGCTGGGTTTTGGCAGTTGCCTGATAAACTTGCAGAGGCAAATGAGGTTACTTTT
- a CDS encoding cytidylyltransferase domain-containing protein encodes MKKVGIISQARMTSTRLPGKVLLPVGGQPLLHHHVERLQASGFPLHLAITTNATDGPLADFAEARQLAYVRGDEHDVLSRYALCAQEHELDVVVRVTSDCPLLDGALVGHSVQEYLRANDTRLYLSNVLERTFPRGFDFEIFSRELLEEAAQHATLASDREHVTPYIHQNRSGGVRFQHVLRSENRSAYRLTVDTAEDFELIRRLIEEHGAAALSADALVALLDQHPELVALNAHVEQKKI; translated from the coding sequence GTGAAAAAAGTCGGCATTATCTCGCAGGCCCGCATGACCAGCACCCGGCTGCCGGGCAAAGTGCTGCTGCCGGTAGGCGGCCAGCCGCTTCTGCACCACCACGTGGAGCGCCTGCAAGCCAGTGGTTTTCCCCTACACCTGGCCATTACGACCAACGCCACCGACGGCCCGCTGGCTGACTTTGCGGAGGCTCGGCAGCTCGCCTACGTGCGTGGTGATGAGCACGATGTGCTGTCGCGGTACGCTTTGTGCGCGCAGGAGCATGAACTGGATGTGGTGGTACGCGTAACCTCCGACTGCCCCCTTCTGGATGGGGCACTTGTAGGCCACTCGGTTCAGGAGTACCTGCGGGCCAACGATACGCGGCTGTACCTGTCAAACGTGCTGGAGCGCACTTTCCCACGGGGCTTCGACTTTGAAATTTTCTCCCGGGAGCTCCTGGAAGAAGCGGCCCAACACGCCACACTGGCTTCCGACCGCGAGCACGTAACGCCTTACATCCACCAGAACCGCTCGGGAGGGGTGCGGTTTCAGCACGTGCTGCGCTCTGAAAACCGTAGCGCCTACCGCCTCACCGTAGATACTGCTGAGGACTTTGAGCTGATTAGGCGGTTGATAGAAGAGCACGGGGCGGCAGCCTTATCCGCTGATGCGCTGGTTGCCTTGCTCGACCAGCACCCGGAGTTGGTGGCGCTGAACGCCCACGTAGAGCAGAAGAAAATCTAG
- the pseC gene encoding UDP-4-amino-4,6-dideoxy-N-acetyl-beta-L-altrosamine transaminase encodes MIQSAFQPMHPIAYGRQHITPEDVQAVTDTLYSDYLTQGPKVAEFEQKFAEYIGATYAVAVANGTAALHLCALALGVQPGQRVITTPITFSASANCVRYCGGEVHFVDIDPATALIDLKAVRRLLESYPAGHFQGLIPVDFAGLAVNLEEARQLADEFGLWIIEDACHAPGGFFTDSLGQKQRCGNGQFADLAIFSFHPVKHIATGEGGMITTNNPALYEHLLRLRTHGITKDPAQLERPSDGGWYMEMQELGYNYRMPDMLCALGISQLRRAEEGLARRRDLAARYDAVFAQMPEVRPLAGAPGHAYHLYVIQVEDRKGLYDFLRERQIFAQVHYIPVHTMPYYQQLGWQPGNFPLSEAYYAHCLSIPLFPSLTNEEQQYVIDCIREFVQA; translated from the coding sequence ATGATTCAGTCCGCCTTCCAGCCTATGCACCCCATTGCTTACGGCCGCCAGCACATCACCCCCGAGGATGTGCAGGCCGTGACCGATACGCTATACTCTGATTACCTCACGCAAGGCCCCAAAGTGGCGGAGTTTGAGCAGAAGTTTGCCGAGTACATTGGTGCTACCTATGCCGTGGCCGTGGCTAATGGCACGGCTGCGCTACACCTGTGCGCGCTGGCGCTGGGTGTGCAGCCGGGCCAGCGGGTTATTACCACACCCATTACCTTTTCAGCCTCAGCTAACTGCGTGCGCTACTGCGGTGGCGAGGTACACTTTGTAGATATTGACCCTGCCACGGCGCTGATTGACCTGAAAGCAGTACGGCGCCTACTGGAAAGCTACCCCGCAGGTCACTTCCAGGGCCTGATTCCGGTGGACTTTGCCGGTTTAGCAGTGAACCTGGAGGAAGCCCGGCAGTTGGCCGATGAGTTTGGCCTCTGGATTATTGAGGATGCCTGCCACGCTCCCGGCGGGTTCTTTACCGACTCACTGGGCCAGAAGCAGCGTTGCGGCAACGGGCAGTTTGCCGACCTGGCCATTTTCAGTTTCCACCCCGTGAAGCACATTGCAACCGGCGAGGGCGGCATGATTACTACCAACAACCCCGCACTCTACGAGCACCTGCTGCGCCTGCGCACTCACGGCATCACCAAAGACCCCGCCCAGCTGGAACGCCCTTCTGATGGCGGCTGGTACATGGAGATGCAGGAGCTGGGCTACAACTACCGTATGCCTGATATGCTCTGCGCCCTCGGGATCAGTCAGCTCCGGCGCGCCGAGGAAGGCCTAGCGCGCCGCCGCGACCTGGCCGCTCGGTATGATGCTGTTTTTGCTCAAATGCCGGAGGTGCGGCCCTTGGCCGGAGCACCAGGCCACGCTTACCACTTGTATGTGATTCAGGTGGAAGACCGGAAAGGACTGTACGATTTCCTGCGGGAGCGGCAGATTTTTGCCCAGGTGCACTACATCCCGGTGCACACCATGCCCTATTACCAGCAACTCGGGTGGCAGCCCGGCAACTTCCCGCTATCGGAAGCCTACTACGCCCATTGCCTGAGCATTCCGCTGTTTCCCAGCCTTACCAATGAGGAACAGCAGTATGTGATTGACTGCATTCGGGAGTTCGTGCAGGCATAA
- the pseB gene encoding UDP-N-acetylglucosamine 4,6-dehydratase (inverting), whose amino-acid sequence MALDLNHKSILVTGGTGSFGKQFVQTVFEQFPQVKRLVVYSRDELKQYEMSQVFPHEKYPAIRYFIGDVRDAERMKRACEGIDIIVHAAALKQVPAAEYNPMECIKTNIFGAENVINAALDCGVTDVVALSTDKAAAPINLYGATKLCSDKLFVAANNMKGARDLRFSVVRYGNVIGSRGSVVPFFLNRRSSGVLPITHPDMTRFNISLEEGVDLVLYALEHSWGGEIFVPKIPSYKITEVAKAIGPDCRQEIVGIRPGEKLHEAMITETDALSTVELDKYYVILPFTPRWDVDAFIKHFNGRRVELGFQYDSSNNTEWLDAEQIREEIRLHVDPSFTV is encoded by the coding sequence ATGGCCCTCGACCTCAATCATAAGTCTATTCTGGTAACCGGTGGCACCGGTTCGTTCGGCAAGCAGTTTGTGCAAACTGTTTTCGAGCAATTCCCGCAGGTGAAGCGCCTGGTGGTGTACTCGCGCGATGAGCTGAAGCAATACGAGATGTCGCAGGTGTTTCCGCACGAGAAATACCCTGCCATCCGCTACTTCATTGGTGATGTGCGCGACGCGGAGCGCATGAAGCGTGCCTGCGAAGGCATCGACATCATTGTGCACGCCGCCGCCCTTAAGCAGGTACCGGCCGCCGAGTACAACCCCATGGAGTGCATCAAGACCAACATCTTCGGGGCCGAAAACGTGATTAATGCGGCCCTGGACTGCGGCGTAACCGACGTGGTGGCCCTGAGCACCGACAAAGCCGCCGCTCCCATTAACCTCTATGGTGCCACCAAGCTGTGCTCTGATAAGCTGTTTGTGGCCGCCAACAATATGAAAGGCGCCCGCGACCTGCGCTTCTCAGTAGTGCGCTACGGCAACGTAATTGGCTCACGCGGCTCAGTGGTGCCGTTCTTCCTTAACCGCCGCTCCTCGGGCGTGCTGCCCATCACCCACCCCGACATGACGCGCTTCAACATCTCCCTGGAGGAAGGCGTTGACCTGGTGCTGTACGCATTGGAGCACAGCTGGGGCGGGGAGATTTTCGTGCCTAAGATTCCGAGCTACAAAATCACGGAAGTGGCCAAAGCCATCGGCCCCGACTGCCGCCAGGAAATCGTGGGTATTCGGCCCGGCGAGAAGCTGCATGAGGCCATGATTACCGAAACCGACGCGCTCAGCACGGTAGAGCTAGATAAGTACTACGTGATTCTGCCCTTTACGCCCCGCTGGGATGTAGACGCGTTTATAAAGCATTTCAATGGCCGCCGTGTGGAGTTGGGCTTCCAGTATGACTCCTCCAACAACACCGAGTGGCTGGATGCCGAGCAGATCCGTGAAGAAATTCGCCTGCACGTGGACCCATCGTTTACGGTGTAG
- a CDS encoding glycosyltransferase family 4 protein: MKHLPQCGVEPTVITVDPAQGAYPVLDYSLEADIPAGVRVIRTSTFEPFDSYKKLTGKQVPFGGFVGESKTSLVQRLFKFVRGNVFIPDARRGWNAYALRAVADLLAQGEQFDAVLTSSPPHSSQLIGLELKRRYGLRWLADMRDPWTDIYYYKELNHTPPARWLDARYERQVLEQADAVLVTSPNTKRLFLGKSPRLTADKIQVVPNGYDEADFRAPSQPPTDALLITHTGTISETYHIEQLLAACAECGRRHPDVPIRLRFVGKVSGGLQAQIEQAGLLGQTEFIPFVPHDESVSYLLRSTVLLMAIPDVANNFGILPGKVFEYLAANKPILCVGPIGSDADTLLEECGAGHALPYDGYPVMLAQLETLVGQWRLNPNLDLPALNHARYSRRALTARLAELVKQ, encoded by the coding sequence GTGAAGCACCTGCCACAGTGTGGCGTGGAGCCCACTGTAATAACCGTAGATCCGGCTCAGGGCGCTTACCCCGTGCTAGACTATTCACTGGAAGCCGACATTCCGGCGGGGGTACGCGTCATCCGGACCAGCACGTTTGAGCCTTTTGACAGCTATAAGAAACTGACGGGTAAGCAGGTTCCCTTCGGCGGCTTCGTGGGCGAGAGCAAAACCAGCCTGGTACAGCGCCTATTCAAATTCGTGCGCGGCAACGTGTTTATACCGGATGCGCGGCGGGGCTGGAACGCCTATGCCCTGCGGGCCGTGGCCGATTTACTGGCCCAGGGTGAGCAGTTTGATGCCGTGCTGACCAGCTCCCCGCCCCACTCCTCGCAGCTGATAGGCCTAGAGCTAAAACGCCGCTACGGCCTGCGCTGGCTGGCCGATATGCGCGACCCCTGGACGGATATTTATTATTATAAGGAACTCAACCATACCCCGCCGGCCCGCTGGCTCGATGCCCGCTACGAGCGCCAGGTGTTGGAGCAGGCAGATGCCGTGCTGGTCACCAGCCCCAATACCAAGCGGCTGTTCCTGGGGAAGTCGCCCAGGCTTACGGCCGATAAAATTCAGGTAGTGCCCAATGGCTACGACGAAGCCGATTTTCGGGCACCTAGCCAGCCGCCCACCGATGCACTGCTCATCACGCACACCGGCACCATCTCCGAAACCTACCATATTGAGCAGCTGTTGGCCGCCTGCGCCGAGTGTGGCCGCCGTCACCCCGATGTGCCCATCCGCCTACGGTTTGTAGGAAAAGTATCGGGTGGCTTACAAGCGCAAATTGAACAGGCCGGCTTGCTGGGCCAAACGGAGTTTATACCCTTTGTCCCTCACGATGAGTCAGTAAGCTACCTGTTGCGCTCTACGGTGCTGCTGATGGCCATTCCTGATGTAGCCAACAACTTCGGCATCCTGCCCGGCAAAGTGTTCGAGTACCTGGCGGCTAATAAGCCTATCCTGTGCGTAGGGCCCATTGGCTCCGATGCCGATACCTTGCTGGAGGAATGCGGCGCCGGCCATGCCCTCCCCTACGACGGCTACCCTGTGATGCTAGCCCAGCTGGAAACCTTGGTAGGCCAGTGGCGCCTCAACCCCAACCTAGACTTGCCTGCCCTCAACCACGCACGCTACTCTCGCCGCGCCCTTACTGCCCGGCTCGCAGAGTTAGTGAAGCAGTAA
- the ffh gene encoding signal recognition particle protein, producing the protein MFDSLSTKLDRAFKTLKGQGSITEINVATTVKEIRRALVDADVNYKVAKEVTDKIKEEAMGRDVLISVSPGQLMTKIVYDELTELMGGEKQDIVIKGEPAVVLLSGLQGSGKTTFAGKLASYLKKQNRSVLLVACDVYRPAAIDQLKVLGEQVGVEVYSEPENKNPVQISQNAIEYARKNSKRVVIIDTAGRLAVDEQMMNEIEAVKRAINPSETLFVVDSMTGQDAVNTAKTFNDRLNFDGVVLTKLDGDSRGGAALSIRAVVEKPIKFISTGEKMEALDMFYPDRMAQRILGMGDVISLVERAQQQFDEEEAKRINQKIRKNQFNFDDFLSQLEQIKKMGNLKDLVGMIPGMGKAMKDVEIDDDAFKPIEAIIKSMTPKERAQPELLNGSRRRRLAKGSGTDIQQVNNLMKQFEDMRKVMRTMNKMSQTKGGMQQMARMMGMKGPMR; encoded by the coding sequence ATGTTCGATAGTCTCAGTACCAAACTTGACCGGGCCTTTAAAACCCTTAAAGGCCAAGGCAGCATCACCGAAATCAACGTTGCGACAACCGTAAAGGAAATTCGTCGTGCCCTTGTAGATGCCGACGTTAACTACAAGGTAGCTAAGGAAGTAACCGATAAGATTAAAGAAGAGGCCATGGGCCGCGACGTGCTCATTAGCGTGTCGCCGGGCCAGCTGATGACCAAAATCGTGTACGATGAGCTCACCGAGCTCATGGGCGGTGAAAAGCAGGACATTGTCATCAAAGGCGAGCCGGCTGTGGTGCTGCTGTCGGGTCTGCAGGGCTCGGGTAAAACTACCTTCGCCGGTAAGCTGGCCAGCTACCTTAAAAAGCAAAACCGCTCAGTGCTACTGGTGGCCTGCGACGTGTACCGCCCTGCGGCTATCGACCAGCTAAAGGTGCTGGGCGAGCAGGTGGGCGTGGAAGTGTACTCAGAGCCGGAGAACAAGAATCCGGTTCAGATTTCGCAGAATGCCATTGAGTACGCCCGTAAAAACAGCAAGCGGGTAGTCATTATTGACACCGCCGGTCGTCTGGCCGTCGATGAGCAGATGATGAACGAGATTGAGGCCGTAAAACGCGCCATCAACCCCTCGGAAACCCTGTTCGTGGTAGACTCCATGACGGGCCAGGATGCTGTAAACACGGCCAAAACCTTCAACGACCGCCTCAACTTCGACGGCGTGGTTCTCACTAAGCTCGACGGTGACTCGCGCGGTGGTGCGGCCCTTTCCATTCGGGCCGTGGTAGAAAAGCCCATCAAGTTCATCTCAACGGGTGAGAAAATGGAGGCGCTGGATATGTTCTATCCAGACCGGATGGCCCAGCGAATCCTGGGTATGGGCGACGTGATTTCGCTGGTAGAACGGGCGCAGCAGCAGTTTGACGAGGAAGAAGCCAAGCGCATCAACCAGAAGATCCGCAAAAACCAGTTCAACTTCGATGACTTCCTTTCCCAGCTGGAGCAGATCAAGAAGATGGGTAACCTGAAGGATCTGGTGGGCATGATCCCCGGCATGGGCAAAGCCATGAAGGACGTAGAAATTGACGATGATGCTTTCAAGCCAATCGAGGCCATTATCAAGAGCATGACGCCCAAAGAGCGCGCCCAGCCTGAGCTGCTGAACGGCTCACGCCGCCGCCGCCTGGCTAAAGGCTCCGGCACGGATATTCAGCAGGTAAACAACCTGATGAAGCAGTTTGAGGATATGCGTAAAGTGATGCGCACCATGAACAAAATGAGCCAGACCAAAGGCGGCATGCAACAGATGGCCCGCATGATGGGCATGAAAGGTCCCATGCGATAA
- a CDS encoding heparinase II/III domain-containing protein yields the protein MSVAERASLIAQTKTLLEELNPAVEPFANFSGTPYTEWQWRSKELIDYLVAYDLLRGAGESADLLQASSAKLQQFAGNLYLESNKPFLGVTFYRQVKNNHALMTAAALGMAAVVLNDASSSDINQQPTSWINVAMYTIDNVLWQDAGRQSDAQSIAGYAEGPYYFKYAFLNCLPFFRAMGHFLPDDSRIYTYGNISRTIQNPYFDSRYDKLYHWITSILMPDGRFPALEDSYIDMGMPELALTGKAQYVRPLALTKLDGRQMNSLTAQLRDLPVDMRAAYLAAQLTPTQPAQPRLTALPQSGNLVFRSGADSLANYLHVYGKNGLAQTNSGGHSQADAGSFILHAYGQLLALDPGYLSYNRRAEVGNASNHNMLLVDGTGPDIGTSGAANDAPATIQRTFSTPQLSYGEVQTAYKEATITRKSLFIRDAYYLLADVVTAPTDHTFTWQLHGYGLEGGTPATGEFQNKFTGHEGIWTKNGVSLLAHVTAAGLTAYSTATNTHEVVYNVTENHTTMLVESTGAQAQFLAALYPHVSVAPTISTISTTAMAGLTNADGHFNDIAFSQADTILVTGGTLGTTPVSSDALLTFYSCNAAGEFAQAFLEQGKLLRDGDNQVLSSSRRASISWQKVSARQYAGYVSRSTVLLLNLAEAPLSLTGPGVDQYTYDAANQQLSIVFTEASNFQVQLSASRPLPVELVHFTATRQANGVQLVWQTATELQNHGFTVERRAITEAAFHPVSFVPGQGTTSVPFTYRYQDSAAPTSEVYYRLRQQDQNGSFTYSSVAVVKGQPKPLPTLTVVPVPARSHFTVQYSGVQQNVRLHLLDQSGRIVLQQHFQDQTQISVGHLPAGVYFLQPLDANTGQLLAKPQRVLIAP from the coding sequence TTGTCAGTAGCTGAGCGGGCTTCCCTGATTGCTCAAACTAAAACGCTTCTAGAGGAGCTTAACCCAGCAGTTGAGCCCTTTGCCAACTTTAGTGGTACTCCATACACGGAGTGGCAATGGCGCTCTAAAGAGCTTATTGATTACCTGGTTGCGTATGATTTGTTACGGGGTGCTGGTGAATCGGCCGATTTGCTTCAGGCTAGCTCTGCCAAGCTGCAACAGTTTGCCGGCAACTTGTACCTGGAGTCGAATAAGCCTTTTCTGGGTGTAACATTTTATCGACAGGTAAAAAATAACCACGCCCTCATGACGGCTGCGGCACTCGGTATGGCAGCTGTAGTATTAAATGACGCCAGCAGTTCCGACATAAACCAGCAGCCTACCAGCTGGATTAATGTGGCTATGTATACAATTGATAACGTACTGTGGCAAGATGCCGGTCGTCAATCAGATGCGCAGTCAATAGCAGGGTATGCAGAAGGGCCTTATTACTTCAAGTATGCTTTTTTAAACTGCTTGCCCTTCTTCCGAGCTATGGGTCACTTTTTGCCCGATGATAGCCGTATTTATACGTACGGGAACATTTCTCGCACTATTCAGAACCCCTATTTTGACTCACGCTACGACAAGCTATATCATTGGATAACGAGCATATTGATGCCTGATGGTCGATTCCCGGCCCTGGAGGACTCTTACATTGATATGGGAATGCCAGAATTGGCGTTAACGGGCAAAGCGCAATACGTACGCCCGCTGGCACTCACCAAACTGGATGGCCGGCAAATGAACTCGCTTACAGCCCAACTGCGTGACTTGCCCGTTGATATGCGGGCAGCCTACCTCGCCGCTCAACTAACCCCTACCCAACCGGCGCAGCCCAGACTCACCGCTCTACCGCAGAGTGGTAATCTTGTCTTTCGCTCAGGGGCGGACTCTCTGGCTAATTACTTGCACGTATATGGTAAGAACGGGCTGGCACAGACCAATTCCGGGGGGCATAGCCAAGCCGATGCTGGTAGCTTTATCCTGCATGCTTATGGGCAATTGTTGGCGCTGGACCCCGGTTACCTAAGTTACAACCGTCGTGCTGAAGTAGGAAATGCCAGCAACCACAATATGCTACTGGTAGACGGCACCGGTCCCGACATTGGTACTTCTGGAGCCGCCAACGACGCCCCAGCCACTATTCAGCGCACCTTTTCAACGCCACAATTATCCTATGGCGAAGTTCAAACGGCTTATAAGGAAGCTACCATCACCCGCAAAAGCCTTTTCATTCGCGATGCCTACTATTTGCTGGCAGATGTAGTAACTGCTCCTACTGACCATACCTTTACTTGGCAACTGCATGGCTACGGGTTAGAGGGCGGTACACCAGCTACCGGCGAGTTTCAGAACAAGTTCACGGGTCATGAGGGCATTTGGACTAAGAACGGTGTTAGCCTGCTTGCCCACGTGACAGCGGCAGGCCTGACGGCATATAGCACCGCCACAAATACCCACGAAGTGGTATATAACGTGACTGAAAACCACACAACCATGCTTGTGGAAAGTACAGGGGCGCAAGCACAGTTTTTAGCCGCACTATACCCCCACGTATCCGTTGCCCCTACTATCTCCACTATCAGCACTACGGCAATGGCTGGCCTCACGAATGCTGACGGACACTTTAACGACATCGCTTTCAGTCAGGCGGATACCATTTTGGTAACTGGGGGCACCCTGGGTACTACCCCCGTTAGCTCTGATGCTTTACTTACGTTTTACTCCTGTAATGCCGCCGGAGAGTTTGCACAAGCATTCTTAGAACAGGGCAAACTGCTGCGCGATGGCGATAACCAAGTGCTGTCGTCTTCGCGGCGGGCCTCGATCAGTTGGCAAAAAGTAAGTGCCCGCCAGTACGCCGGTTACGTAAGCCGCAGTACTGTCTTACTGCTCAACTTGGCGGAAGCTCCCCTTTCACTTACCGGACCCGGAGTTGATCAGTATACTTATGATGCAGCAAATCAGCAGTTGAGTATAGTATTTACCGAAGCCAGCAACTTTCAGGTTCAACTTTCTGCAAGTCGCCCGCTGCCGGTAGAATTGGTACACTTTACGGCAACACGGCAGGCAAACGGAGTGCAGCTGGTGTGGCAAACAGCAACTGAGCTACAAAACCATGGCTTTACTGTGGAGAGGCGTGCCATCACCGAGGCAGCTTTTCACCCAGTGAGTTTTGTGCCAGGCCAGGGTACCACATCTGTTCCATTCACCTACCGCTACCAAGATTCAGCTGCTCCAACCAGCGAAGTATATTATCGGTTACGGCAACAAGATCAGAACGGAAGCTTCACCTATTCGTCGGTAGCAGTGGTGAAGGGGCAACCAAAGCCGCTCCCGACGCTAACGGTTGTGCCAGTTCCGGCTCGTTCTCATTTCACCGTTCAGTACTCGGGTGTGCAGCAGAACGTGCGCCTGCACCTGCTGGATCAGAGTGGCCGCATTGTCCTGCAACAGCACTTTCAAGATCAAACTCAAATATCGGTAGGCCACTTGCCAGCCGGCGTTTATTTTCTGCAGCCGCTGGATGCCAACACGGGCCAGCTCTTGGCTAAACCGCAGCGAGTGCTAATCGCTCCATAG
- a CDS encoding nucleoside deaminase, whose amino-acid sequence METPNPEFMREAIRLSIDKMQAGFGGPFGAVIVRNGEIIARGFNQVTSTNDPTCHAEVDAIRKACATLGTFQLEDCDLYTSCEPCPMCLGAIYWARPRRVFYGNTKQDAAAIGFDDQFIYEELEKPLPDRRIPMTELLRDEAAAGFRTWEQKEGRTDY is encoded by the coding sequence ATGGAAACTCCCAACCCTGAGTTTATGCGCGAAGCAATTCGCCTTTCAATTGATAAAATGCAGGCTGGCTTTGGCGGCCCCTTTGGTGCCGTAATCGTGAGAAACGGTGAAATCATTGCCCGAGGCTTCAACCAGGTTACCAGCACCAACGACCCTACCTGCCACGCCGAGGTTGACGCAATTCGGAAAGCGTGCGCCACGCTTGGCACTTTTCAGCTCGAAGACTGCGACCTGTATACTTCCTGCGAGCCGTGCCCAATGTGCTTGGGTGCTATTTACTGGGCCCGCCCCCGTCGGGTGTTCTATGGCAATACCAAGCAAGATGCCGCTGCCATTGGCTTCGATGATCAGTTCATTTACGAAGAGCTGGAAAAGCCGCTTCCAGACCGTCGTATTCCCATGACGGAGCTGTTGCGTGATGAGGCTGCCGCAGGTTTTCGGACCTGGGAGCAGAAAGAGGGCCGTACAGATTATTAG